Proteins encoded by one window of Zerene cesonia ecotype Mississippi chromosome 8, Zerene_cesonia_1.1, whole genome shotgun sequence:
- the LOC119828474 gene encoding RNA-binding motif protein, X chromosome isoform X1 has translation MVAQTKVFVGSLPQGSKPEELRKLFERFGVVTECDIMNRCGFVHMQTEDQASAAIRALHNTSFNGGVITVERGRIKERGQRGGGGGRGGMRGGMRGMDRRGGGPMRGGPPRDAPYPPMRDTRPMGPMRGSDMRGPPMGGGGMSMRNGMGGGAPYDRGMDRPPMGGYDDRYNGYGEDRRGFALMDGRGARDQYGAPPPMYPDDRRGYGAVDDMAPMYPDDRRAPMYPDERDMMDRRGGMRGGPMPMASGYDRAPPRAAPMGNGDMYSRRTPPPMRGGGGAAAGYDRDPYAQQYAPMGRAGGAAHGAAHGGRARPQRTNKNCISLV, from the exons ATGGTCGCG CAAACCAAAGTATTCGTGGGAAGTTTGCCGCAGGGCTCCAAACCAGAGGAATTGAGAAAACTGTTCGAAAGATTCGGCGTAGTGACAGAATGCGATATTATGAATAGATGTGGTTTCGTGCACATGCAGACAGAAGATCAAGCGTCTGCGGCGATTCGCGCGCTTCATAACACTTCATTCAATGGCGGCGTCATAACGGTAGAGCGGGGAAGGATCAAGGAGCGTGGACAGCGCGGTGGTGGCGGCGGTCGCGGCGGCATGCGAGGAGGCATGAGAGGCATGGACAGGCGCGGCGGAGGCCCGATGCGCGGAGGCCCGCCGAGGGATGCGCCTTATCCACCCATGAGGGACACGCGTCCCATGGGCCCGATGCGTGGCAGCGATATGCGCGGCCCGCCAATGGGCGGCGGAGGCAT GTCGATGCGGAACGGAATGGGAGGCGGAGCGCCCTACGACCGCGGAATGGACCGGCCTCCGATGGGTGGATATGATGACAGATACAACGGATATGGGGAGGACCGTCGCGGCTTCGCGTTGATGGATGGGCGCGGAGCAAGGGACCAGTACGGCGCGCCGCCTCCCATGTACCCGGACGACAGGCGTGGGTACGGAGCGGTGGACGACATGGCCCCAATGTACCCCGACGATAGACGCGCGCCCATGTATCCGGACGAGCGGGACATGATGGATAGGCGAGGCGGCATGCGAGGAGGTCCAATGCCCATGGCGTCAGGTTACGATAGAGCACCACCCCGGGCAGCTCCCATGGGCAATGGAGATATGTACAGCAGAAGGACACCACCTCCGAT GCGCGGCGgaggcggcgcggcggcgggctACGACCGCGACCCGTATGCGCAGCAGTACGCGCCCATGGGACG CGCGGGCGGAGCGGCGCACGGCGCGGCGCACGGCGGCCGGGCCCGGCCCCAGCGCACCAACAAAAACTGTATATCGCTCGTGTAG
- the LOC119828571 gene encoding uncharacterized protein LOC119828571 has protein sequence MSNGRSCTGSQPHVTKRLCATLIFFIGIICIFGGYLLGRMARSEVKRGNLISNNLTLAADTLFRKARRMSPKAVHHNDPEKITSKILEIFHCNASDCGVVTNYNVADFVKTSINYEVNKLIKSIHNASMYLDSLR, from the exons ATGAGCAACGGCAGGTCTTGCACCGGCTCGCAACCGCACGTCACCAAGAGGCTGTGCGCCACGCTGATCTTCTTTATTGGAATCATTTGTATATTTGGtg GCTATTTACTCGGGCGCATGGCGCGCAGCGAAGTAAAGCGCgggaatttaatttcaaacaacCTGACATTAGCAGCTGACACCTTGTTCAGGAAAGCAAGACGAATGTCTCCTAAAGCAGTGCATCACAACGACCCGGAGAAAATAACCTCAAAAAttcttgaaatatttcacTGTAACGCTAGCGACTGCGGCGTAGTAACTAATTACAACGTCGCCGATTTCGttaaaacttcaataaattatgaagtaaataaattaatcaagtCGATACACAACGCGTCGATGTATCTCGACTCTTTGAGATGA
- the LOC119828474 gene encoding RNA-binding protein 4.1 isoform X2: protein MVAQTKVFVGSLPQGSKPEELRKLFERFGVVTECDIMNRCGFVHMQTEDQASAAIRALHNTSFNGGVITVERGRIKERGQRGGGGGRGGMRGGMRGMDRRGGGPMRGGPPRDAPYPPMRDTRPMGPMRGSDMRGPPMGGGGMSMRNGMGGGAPYDRGMDRPPMGGYDDRYNGYGEDRRGFALMDGRGARDQYGAPPPMYPDDRRGYGAVDDMAPMYPDDRRAPMYPDERDMMDRRGGMRGGPMPMASGYDRAPPRAAPMGNGDMYSRRTPPPMRGGGGAAAGYDRDPYAQQYAPMGRYAQTQRYP from the exons ATGGTCGCG CAAACCAAAGTATTCGTGGGAAGTTTGCCGCAGGGCTCCAAACCAGAGGAATTGAGAAAACTGTTCGAAAGATTCGGCGTAGTGACAGAATGCGATATTATGAATAGATGTGGTTTCGTGCACATGCAGACAGAAGATCAAGCGTCTGCGGCGATTCGCGCGCTTCATAACACTTCATTCAATGGCGGCGTCATAACGGTAGAGCGGGGAAGGATCAAGGAGCGTGGACAGCGCGGTGGTGGCGGCGGTCGCGGCGGCATGCGAGGAGGCATGAGAGGCATGGACAGGCGCGGCGGAGGCCCGATGCGCGGAGGCCCGCCGAGGGATGCGCCTTATCCACCCATGAGGGACACGCGTCCCATGGGCCCGATGCGTGGCAGCGATATGCGCGGCCCGCCAATGGGCGGCGGAGGCAT GTCGATGCGGAACGGAATGGGAGGCGGAGCGCCCTACGACCGCGGAATGGACCGGCCTCCGATGGGTGGATATGATGACAGATACAACGGATATGGGGAGGACCGTCGCGGCTTCGCGTTGATGGATGGGCGCGGAGCAAGGGACCAGTACGGCGCGCCGCCTCCCATGTACCCGGACGACAGGCGTGGGTACGGAGCGGTGGACGACATGGCCCCAATGTACCCCGACGATAGACGCGCGCCCATGTATCCGGACGAGCGGGACATGATGGATAGGCGAGGCGGCATGCGAGGAGGTCCAATGCCCATGGCGTCAGGTTACGATAGAGCACCACCCCGGGCAGCTCCCATGGGCAATGGAGATATGTACAGCAGAAGGACACCACCTCCGAT GCGCGGCGgaggcggcgcggcggcgggctACGACCGCGACCCGTATGCGCAGCAGTACGCGCCCATGGGACG CTACGCACAAACGCAACGTTATCCGTAA
- the LOC119828474 gene encoding RNA-binding protein 4.1 isoform X3: MVAQTKVFVGSLPQGSKPEELRKLFERFGVVTECDIMNRCGFVHMQTEDQASAAIRALHNTSFNGGVITVERGRIKERGQRGGGGGRGGMRGGMRGMDRRGGGPMRGGPPRDAPYPPMRDTRPMGPMRGSDMRGPPMGGGGMSMRNGMGGGAPYDRGMDRPPMGGYDDRYNGYGEDRRGFALMDGRGARDQYGAPPPMYPDDRRGYGAVDDMAPMYPDDRRAPMYPDERDMMDRRGGMRGGPMPMASGYDRAPPRAAPMGNGDMYSRRTPPPMRGGGGAAAGYDRDPYAQQYAPMGRYWPPR, encoded by the exons ATGGTCGCG CAAACCAAAGTATTCGTGGGAAGTTTGCCGCAGGGCTCCAAACCAGAGGAATTGAGAAAACTGTTCGAAAGATTCGGCGTAGTGACAGAATGCGATATTATGAATAGATGTGGTTTCGTGCACATGCAGACAGAAGATCAAGCGTCTGCGGCGATTCGCGCGCTTCATAACACTTCATTCAATGGCGGCGTCATAACGGTAGAGCGGGGAAGGATCAAGGAGCGTGGACAGCGCGGTGGTGGCGGCGGTCGCGGCGGCATGCGAGGAGGCATGAGAGGCATGGACAGGCGCGGCGGAGGCCCGATGCGCGGAGGCCCGCCGAGGGATGCGCCTTATCCACCCATGAGGGACACGCGTCCCATGGGCCCGATGCGTGGCAGCGATATGCGCGGCCCGCCAATGGGCGGCGGAGGCAT GTCGATGCGGAACGGAATGGGAGGCGGAGCGCCCTACGACCGCGGAATGGACCGGCCTCCGATGGGTGGATATGATGACAGATACAACGGATATGGGGAGGACCGTCGCGGCTTCGCGTTGATGGATGGGCGCGGAGCAAGGGACCAGTACGGCGCGCCGCCTCCCATGTACCCGGACGACAGGCGTGGGTACGGAGCGGTGGACGACATGGCCCCAATGTACCCCGACGATAGACGCGCGCCCATGTATCCGGACGAGCGGGACATGATGGATAGGCGAGGCGGCATGCGAGGAGGTCCAATGCCCATGGCGTCAGGTTACGATAGAGCACCACCCCGGGCAGCTCCCATGGGCAATGGAGATATGTACAGCAGAAGGACACCACCTCCGAT GCGCGGCGgaggcggcgcggcggcgggctACGACCGCGACCCGTATGCGCAGCAGTACGCGCCCATGGGACG GTATTGGCCTCCAAGATGA